From Lusitaniella coriacea LEGE 07157, one genomic window encodes:
- the psbU gene encoding photosystem II complex extrinsic protein PsbU — MRRLIQFLAVVTFVVGGWAIAGQQQAFAANLNGLTLQSSPVLAVTDYRNPADAKLTTEFGQKIDLNNSHVRDFRSLRGFYPNLAGTIIQNAPYKNVEDVLDISGLSESQKKRLQANLDLFTVTDVEPAYVEGGDRFNPGVY, encoded by the coding sequence ATGAGAAGATTAATTCAGTTTTTAGCTGTAGTTACCTTTGTTGTAGGCGGTTGGGCAATTGCAGGGCAACAACAAGCCTTTGCCGCGAATTTGAACGGTTTGACTTTGCAATCATCTCCGGTTTTAGCGGTAACGGACTATCGCAATCCGGCAGACGCTAAACTGACCACGGAATTCGGTCAAAAAATCGATCTCAATAATAGCCATGTCCGTGACTTCCGCTCGCTGCGCGGGTTTTATCCCAACCTAGCGGGGACGATCATTCAAAATGCACCCTATAAAAATGTTGAGGATGTGTTGGACATTTCCGGGTTGAGTGAAAGTCAGAAGAAGCGCTTGCAAGCAAACTTAGACCTTTTCACCGTCACCGATGTCGAACCCGCTTATGTTGAAGGGGGCGATCGTTTCAACCCAGGAGTCTACTAA